One Acipenser ruthenus chromosome 33, fAciRut3.2 maternal haplotype, whole genome shotgun sequence genomic region harbors:
- the LOC117433485 gene encoding Ig-like V-type domain-containing protein FAM187A, with the protein MELMIKVFALFLVKFIPSLKSYEAEEEKEDIFAKIPCPAFLIFDNAAYLADMTIELPCNCKPEEVNDVVWFYQKYLGHMNTRVLTDFNGTKFIDSAEIGLGSDIQNRFIIRLFSLVIFRSQHSDSGHYICGTSRGEFFYGYDVDIQEARSTAISKNDLHQAVKPGEPEKTKEYNVFTSFWDWTMCDRCDVRGEQTKVGFCYFQSQFLYSRYRRKIPSVASCGSASVPRRFKKKLQMKKAEYLVRSCITTCPPPSEVLTGEKSFLEILGFSSKTPTVAIQYHMHPVGYPLILACPGARPEHAVAWDKGEERLYRAEFMVGLNKTTRIYIDQGNNLHFRVVQKDDKGTYFCWLQGKKIAGFRLGVSIRSKHLRKITDPESIYAIRALLFTYMVFTAAFVMFQALKFFWYFFTCQMCS; encoded by the coding sequence atggagctcATGATCAAAGTGTTTGCTTTGTTTCTTGTGAAGTTTATCCCTTCATTGAAGTCCTATGAAGCAGAAGAGGAAAAAGAAGATATCTTTGCTAAGATCCCTTGCCCTGCTTTCCTGATCTTTGATAATGCAGCTTATTTAGCTGACATGACTATAGAGCTCCCTTGCAACTGTAAACCTGAAGAGGTCAACGATGTGGTCTGGTTCTACCAGAAATACCTTGGCCACATGAATACCAGAGTCCTGACCGATTTCAACGGCACCAAGTTCATAGACTCTGCAGAAATAGGGCTGGGATCAGACATCCAGAACCGCTTCATTATCCGTCTTTTCAGCCTGGTTATCTTCCGTTCCCAACATAGCGATTCCGGCCACTACATCTGCGGTACATCCAGAGGGGAATTCTTTTATGGTTATGATGTGGATATACAGGAAGCGCGTAGCACGGCGATTTCCAAAAATGACCTACATCAAGCTGTGAAACCAGGAGAGCCTGAAAAGACCAAGGAATATAATGTTTTCACTAGTTTCTGGGACTGGACCATGTGTGACCGATGTGACGTGAGAGGCGAGCAGACCAAAGTGGGGTTCTGCTACTTCCAAAGTCAATTCCTTTACAGCCGCTACAGACGCAAGATCCCAAGCGTGGCCTCTTGCGGGTCAGCCTCTGTCCCCCGCCGCTTCAAGAAGAAACTGCAGATGAAGAAAGCAGAGTACCTAGTCCGCAGCTGTATAACCACCTGCCCTCCTCCATCTGAGGTATTAACCGGGGAAAAATCCTTTCTAGAAATCTTGGGATTTAGTTCCAAAACTCCCACGGTGGCCATTCAATACCACATGCATCCAGTGGGCTACCCTCTCATCCTGGCTTGTCCAGGGGCTAGACCTGAGCACGCCGTGGCCTGGGACAAAGGTGAAGAAAGGCTGTACCGTGCCGAGTTCATGGTGGGACTCAACAAGACCACGCGGATATACATCGACCAAGGCAATAACCTGCATTTCCGCGTTGTACAGAAGGATGACAAGGGGACTTACTTCTGCTGGCTCCAGGGAAAGAAAATAGCTGGATTCAGGCTAGGCGTGTCCATACGTTCCAAACACCTACGCAAGATCACAGACCCTGAATCCATCTATGCAATAAGGGCCCTATTGTTCACCTACATGGTATTCACAGCTGCTTTTGTAATGTTTCAGGCTTTGAAGTTTTTCTGGTATTTTTTTACATGCCAAATGTGTTCTTGA